In the genome of Acidovorax sp. 69, the window GCGCCAAGGACCTGGCCGGCAAGATCGTTGCCGTGCAGACCGGCACCAGCTACCTCGAAAACGTGCAGAAGGTCTCTTCCATCAAGGAAATGAAGAACTTCCCCACCGATGTGGATGCCCGCAGCGCACTGAACTCGCGGCGCGTCGACGCCTGGGTGACCGACCGCTTCGTGGCCAAGGCCGTGGCCGAGAAGAACCCCGGAGCCGGCTTCAAGCTCGGCGACATGCTGTTCATCGAACGCATCGCAGCCGCCGTGGCCAAAGGCAACAGCTCGCTGGCTGGCGGCTGGAACAAGGCCCTGGCCGAAGTCATGGCCGATGGCAGCTACGCCGCGCTGTCCAAAAAATACTTCAACGAAGACGTCCGCTGCCATTGAGCACGCCCCACTCGCTCTTGTCCTGACCGGGGTTTCCCATGCTCACTGCCCTTTGGCCACAGCGCTGGTCTCGCCAGCAGCGCAGCAACGCCACGCTTGTCTCGGCCGTCATCCTGATGGTCCTGGCGCTGGCGCTGCTGGGCCAGTTGCTCTCCTTCCTGCCCGAACCCATCGGCCCCAATGCCCAGGCGTTCTCTGACGGCGCCCGCACCACGCTCTGGCTCACCCTGATCAGCGGCAGCGTCGGGCTGGTGCTGGGCACCACAGCCGCCCTGGCGCGCACCGCGCGCTGGACGGCCGTGCGCTGGGTGGCCAGCTTCTATATCTGGGTGATCCGCGGGACACCGCTGCTGGTGCAGATCCTGTTTGTGTACTTCGCGCTGCCGGTACTGGTGCCGGGACTGAACCTGCCCGACTTCGCAGCGGCCGTGCTGGCCCTGGGCCTGAACGTGGGCGCCTACAACGCCGAGGCCATTCGCGCCGGGCTGCTGGCCGTGCCACGTGGCCAGACCGAGGCCGCCAAGGCCCTGGGCCTGGGCCGGGTGCATGTTTTCCTGGACGTAGTGTTCCCACAGGCGTTCAAGATTTCGTTGCCGCCACTGGTCAGCAACTTCGTGGCGCTGCTCAAAGACTCGTCGCTGGCCTACGCCATCGGCGTGGTGGAGCTGACCAACGTGGGCAACCGCATCCAGTCGGCCACGTTCCAGCCTATCGCCACACTGTCCACGGTGGCCATCACCTACCTGCTGCTGACCACGCTGGTCACGCAGATCTCGAACGCCGTGGAATACCGCTTCGACGTGGAAGGGCGCAACCAATGACACGCCAGCCCACGCCATTTATCGTGGTGGACCAGGTCTGCAAGTCCTTCGGCGCGCACCAGGTGCTCAAGGATGTGTCGACCACCTTCAACACCGGCGAAGTCACCGTCATCATCGGGGCCTCTGGCTCGGGCAAAAGCACGCTGCTGCGCGCCATCAACCGCCTGGAGCCGCACGATTCAGGGCGCATCACCATCGACGGCGAAGAAGTCACCGATGACCTGTCCACGCTGCAAAAGCAGCGCAGCGAGGTCGGCATGGTGTTCCAGCAGTTCAACCTGTTCGGCCACATGAGCGTGCTGGACAACGTGACGCTGGCCCCGCGCCGTATCCGCCACACACCGCGCGCCCAGGCCAACGAGCAGGCCATGGCCCTGCTGCGCCGCGTGGGCATGCAGGACCACGCGCACAAGTACCCCTGGCAGCTGTCGGGAGGCCAGCAGCAGCGCGTGGCGATTGCACGTGCGCTGGCCATGCAGCCCAAGGTCATGCTGTTCGACGAACCCACATCGGCCCTGGACCCGGAAATGGTGCAGGAGGTACTGGACGTGATGCGCGAACTGGCCCGTGGCGGCATGACCATGATCGTGGTGACCCACGAGATGGGCTTTGCGCGTGAGGTGTCCGACCGCGTGATGTTCTTCGACCAGGGACGCATCGCGCACGACGCGCCGCCCGCCGAATTCTTCAGCAACCCCGCCAACGATCGCATTCGTGCCTTCATCGGCCGCATGAGTGCCTGAGATCCAGGCCCCTGCGAACAACAACCACAAGCACCTACCGGAGTGACCATGAAACTGAACCACACGTTCCTCGCCCTGATGGCCGCCGGCCTGTGCAGCCTGCCCCCCGCAGCCTTTGCGCAGTCCGCCAAGGACTTTGAAGACATGCGCAACGAGCTGAAGGCCTTGCGCGCCGAGCTGAACCAGCTCAAGACCCAGCAGGCACAGACGCCCGCCCCCGCCGCTGCGGCCTCGGGCTGGAACGACCGCATCGAAGCCGTCGAACTCAAGCAAAAAGACGCTGTGGTGCTGGGCGACATCCCCGGCAGCTTCCGCCTGCCCGGCAGCGAGACATCGATCCGCGTGTATGGCTTTGCCGAAGCCAACATGGTCAAGGACTTCAAGGGCACAGCCCCTGGCGACACCTTCACCAACCTGATAGAGCAGCCCCTGGGCAGCGCACGCAACGGCAAGACCAGCCTGACCGCACAGACCTCGCGTTTTGGTTTCGAGACCTCCACGCCCACCTCGGTCGGCACCTTCAACACCAAGATCGAGGCCGACTTCTACGCCTACTGCGGCGCCGAGTGCAACCGCAATCGCCTGCGCCTGCGCCATGCCTATGGTGAATACGCGGGCTGGCTGATCGGCCAGACCTGGTCCACCTTCATGGACACGGACAACCTGCCAGAGACCGTGGACTTCAACGGCCCGCCCGGTGCCACCTTCCGCCGCCCCACGCAGATCCGCTACACCTACAACAACCCCGACCTGGCCAAGTTCCAGTTCGCGGTGGAAGAGCCCACCGATGGCGCCAAGAGCCCCAATCTGGTGGCCCGCGTGGACAAGGCCTATGACTGGGGCAACGTGAACGCCCGCCTGATGTCGCACGAACAGCGCGTGAGCGGTGTGTCCAAGCGCGGCATGGGCTTTGGCCTGGGAGCGGGCTACAAGATCACCGGCACCACCACGCTGATGGCGCAGTACACACGCCTGGACGGCGACGGCGATGGTGCCTACCTGGTGGGAACCAACTACCCCGTGCTCGACGGCGGCACGGTACGCCTCGACAAGTCGCACGGCGTGGTACTGGGCCTTGCCAACGTGTTCAGCGAGAAGCTGCGTGGCACCGTCTCGCTGGGCATGGTGCGCTCGCGCAACAAGCTGGGCGACGCCTATGTGAACGCCTACGGCGCCGAAGGCAACCACAAGCTCTACCAATGGCACGCTGGCATGTATTACCTGCCGATCAAGAACGTGGAGCTGGGCGGCGAGCTGGTTGGTGGCCGCCGCACAACCTTTGACGGCCAGCAGGGCGAGATGCTGCGACTGAACCTGCAGGCACGCTACCTGTTCAACTGACCGCGTTGGTGGATGCAGGCGGGCTGACTGGGCAACCAGTCAGCCCTTTTTTCCTTTTTGTCTCCGTCTCTTTCATGCGCTCAGAACGTTTTGGCCTCATGGCCCTGCTGGTGGTCACGGTGGTGTGGGGCACCACCTTCCCCGCCATGAAGCTGCTGTCCACCCAGCTCGATGCGCTGCAGATCATCTGGCTGCGTTTTGCGATTGCGCTCGTGGTGCTGCTGCCCCTGTGGCGCGGCATGCACCGCCAAGAGCGGCGCTGGGGCTGTGCGCTGGGGCTGCTGCTGTTTCTGGCGTTCTGGCTGCAGATCGAAGGGCTGGCGCGTACCAGCAGCAACCGCAATGCCTTTGTCACGGGCCTCAACGTGCTGGTGGTGCCGCTGATTGCCATGCTGGCCCTGGGCCGCCGCTATGGCTGGCAGCTGTGGGCGGCGTGCGCCATGGCGTTTGCGGGCATGGCATTGATGTTCCATGAAAACGAGCCCTGGAACCTGGGCGATACGCTCACCCTGACCAGCACGGTGTTCTATGCGCTGTACATCCTGGCACTGGAAGAGTGTGCACGCCGCACCAGCGCGGCCCCGCTGCGCGCCACGCGCATGGCGGCCGCGCAGGCCCTGGTGATGTGCGGCGCCGCCACCGTGCTGCTGTGGGGACGCGATGGCCACATGGACTGGTTGCCTGCCCTCATCCGGCTGGACCACACTGCCCAGCTGGCCCTGCTGTATCTGGGCCTGCTGGCCAGCGTGGTGGTGGTCACGCTGCAGGCCTGGGGCCAGCAGCGGGTGGACGCCATGCGCAGCGCCATCGTCTTCGGTCTGGAGCCCGTGTTTGCCGCATTGACGGCCTGGGTCCTGCTGGGCGAAAGCCTGGGCTGGGCAGGCAGTGGCGGCGCGGCGCTGATCGTCGCGGCGCTGGTGGTGAGCCAGCTGCCGCCCGCCCGCAAGGTGCAAGCAGCCTGAAAAGGCCCCAACGCCAAAAACACAGTGAAAATAGGCTGCAGCGCTTGATTCATAAGCGTCAAAAGCTATCAAAACAGGAGCATCTCCCAGCACTCTACGCTGTGGGGCCTCTCCGCGCGCGGGGGTAGCCCTACACCTGCGTGACCAACCCCACCATCTTCACCACCTCCAGATCACGCCCCTTGACCGAGGCCAGTTCGGCACGCAGGCGGTCATTGTTCCAGCGCTCATCCGGTGCACCGCTGAGGTACCAGTTGGAGCCGTTGTCAGCCAACAGCATTCCATAGGTTTTGAGCGCCGTCAGGATGGCCTGGGCCTCGGGGCTGAAAGTGGCGGGAATGGCGTAGCTCGCTTTCAACCGCACCCGCATGCCCATAGGCGGCAGGTTGGCGTCGGTGCTGGAGGATGCGTAGTGCGTGGCCGGCGGCACAAACGCCCGGCGCGTTCGCGCCGCCGTGAAGCGCAGGGCGTGGCAGATGCCGCCCGCGCCATTCACCGCTTCGTCATACCGCACCAGTCCGGGAAAGATGGGCAGCCCGGCGGCATCGGCGCTGGTCCAACCGCTCTTCGCGGTCGGCCGCACGTTGTTGCTGTCGAGGTGAAACACCGCACCGACATCGGCCTGCCAGTGATCCCCGCTCACAAAGGCACGCCCGAGTTCATACAGCCGTTGGTTGTCCCGATCGATCACCAGCACATGCCGGTCGCCATCCTGCCCCGGCGCCCCTTCAACGGACGTGTCCAGCGGAATCGGGAGCGGGCCGGGGTCGCTTTCGTCCTGATACGCCCGGTAGTCGATCGCCACCTTGGCCTGTGCGCTTGAAACCACGCGGTACGGAATACCCATGGGCGAACCTTCCCACAGGCCGGCGCCGAAGTCGCGGTACAGGCCCGTGTCGGCACCGATGCCGGCGATCAGACGCTCGGAGTTGGGGTCCACTTCGGCAGCGCTGATGTCGGCGTTCCAGGGGTTATCTGCGGGGAACGGGATGGCGCCGTTGAGCGCAGCACCGGCGCCCAGACTGGCGCGCTCGAGGTTGCCGTAGACCACCCCACCGCCGGGTGGCTGCAGTGGGAGCGAAGGCGTTGACGGCGCGGCAGGGCCGACGGGGCTTGAAGGACTGGCAGGCGTATCGCCGCCCCCTCCGCCACAGGCGGTGAGCCACAAGACAGGAAGGGCCCCGAGGGCCCGGCGGCGTTGGCGTTGCATGTCTTCTCCGGTGCGTGGCGATCTGGCTCGGTAGGCCCCTGCGGGGGGCGGGCGGATTCTGCCGCAGAAGAAGCGAACGACCTGTTAGGAGATGTTCACGGCCCCCAAGGGGCCAGGGGCAGGTTCTCAGAACCTGCTGGCGTTCTCAAGGCAACGGCAATGCCACGTCGGCCGCCCGGCGCGGCTTGCCCATGGGGGCCGCCGCCTGCCCCTTCTGTACCGCCGCAATGTCTTCCTCGCTGGGGTACTCCCCCAGCAGCCAGTAGTCAAACACCCGCCGTGCAATGGGCGCGGCATGTGCGGCGCCAAAGCCCGAGTTTTCGACAATCACCGCCAGCGCTATCGTGGGTTCTTCAGCGGGCGCAAAAGCCGCAAAGAGGGAATGGTCGCGCTGGTGCTCCTCCAGCGCTTTCGCGTTGTACTTCACGTTCTGGCCCATTGTCACGGCCTGGGCCGTCCCCGTTTTTCCCGCCGAGGTGTAGGGAGCCCCCATGAACACGCGTGTGCCCGTCCCGCCCTTGTTCACGGCCACAAGGGCGTTGCGTACCAGTTCCACATGCTTGGGCTGAAAGCCCAGGTTCAGACCGGGAGGCTGGATGATTTCAGTCACCACCCCCGTCACTGCATTCTTCACCGCTTTGGCCATGTGGGGCCGGTAGCGCGTGCCTCCGTTGGCCAGCGTGGCCTCCGCCAGCGCCAGTTGCAGCATGGTGAAGTTGTTGTAGCCCTGGCCAATGCCCAAGGACACGGTCTCGCCGGGGAACCAACGTTTCATGTCAGCGCGTTTGTAGGTGTTGCGCTTCCACTCCGTGCTGGGCAAGGTCCCGCGTACCTCGCCATTGAGGTCGATGCCTGTGGACTGCCCAAAGCCCAGCGGCTTCATGAAGTCATGGATGGCGTCCACACCCATGTCCACGGCCAGCGAGTAGAAGTAGGTGTTGCTGGAGAACTGGATCGCGCGGTGCATGTCCACGCCACCCAACCCACCCTCGTGGCTTCGGAAGGTGTGCCCGCCAAAGGTGTAGAAGCCCGGGTCGTTGACCACCATGCTGGGCGATCGCTTGCCCAATTGCAGCGCACCGAGCGCCATGAAGGGCTTGTAGGTCGAGCCCGGCGGATAAGTGCCACGCAACGCACGGTTGAGCAGGGGCTTGTCGATAGATTCGTTCAGTGCCGCCCAATTCTCGACATCGATGCCCTCCACAAACAGGTTGGGGTCAAACGTCGGCTTGCTCACCAGTGCCAGGATTTCGCCATTGCGCGGGTCGATGGCCACCAGCGCACCGCGGCGGCTGCCGTACAGCTCTTCAATGAGCTTTTGCAGCTTGATGTCGATCGACAGCATGACGCTGTCGCCCGGCGTGGCCGCATGGCTCGACAGCTTGCGCACGGCACGGCCACCTGCCGAGGTCTCCATTTGCTCAACCCCGGTGCCACCGTGCAAGGCAGACTCAAAACTCTGCTCGATCCCCAGTTTGCCGATGTATTCAGTGCCGCGGTAGTTGGCCTCGTCTTCCGAATCCTGGATGCGCGCCTTCTCGTTCTGGTTGATGCGGCCGATGTACCCGATGGCGTGGCTCGCCACATCCCCCAGCGGGTAGTTGCGGAACAGGCGCGCCTTGATGTCCACACCCGGGAAGCGATAGCGCTGCGCCGTAAAACGCGCCACTTCCTGGTCGGTCAGGCGGGTGCGGATGGGCAAGGATTCGAAATTGCGCGACTCTTCCATGAGGCGCTTGAAGCGGCGGCGGTCACGGGCCTGGATATCGACCACCTTCGACAGCTCGTCGATGGTTTCGTCGAGCACCCCGGCCCGCGAGGGCGTGATCTCCAGCGTGTAGGCCGAGTAATTCGTGGCCAGCACCACCCCGTTGCGGTCCAGGATGAGCCCCCGGTTGGGAACAATGGGTACCACGGCAGTGCGGTTGCTCTCCGCTTGCGCTGCGAGGTCTTCGTGGCGCACCACCTGCAAGAACACCAACCGGGCCACCACCAGGCAGAACGCAGCCAACACCAACAGGCCCACTACGACGGCGCGGACACGAAAGCGCGAAGCGTCGGCCTCGCTGCTGCGCAGCTCTGTCACAGCCGCCACCCCGCAGAGGC includes:
- the mrdA gene encoding penicillin-binding protein 2, producing the protein MTELRSSEADASRFRVRAVVVGLLVLAAFCLVVARLVFLQVVRHEDLAAQAESNRTAVVPIVPNRGLILDRNGVVLATNYSAYTLEITPSRAGVLDETIDELSKVVDIQARDRRRFKRLMEESRNFESLPIRTRLTDQEVARFTAQRYRFPGVDIKARLFRNYPLGDVASHAIGYIGRINQNEKARIQDSEDEANYRGTEYIGKLGIEQSFESALHGGTGVEQMETSAGGRAVRKLSSHAATPGDSVMLSIDIKLQKLIEELYGSRRGALVAIDPRNGEILALVSKPTFDPNLFVEGIDVENWAALNESIDKPLLNRALRGTYPPGSTYKPFMALGALQLGKRSPSMVVNDPGFYTFGGHTFRSHEGGLGGVDMHRAIQFSSNTYFYSLAVDMGVDAIHDFMKPLGFGQSTGIDLNGEVRGTLPSTEWKRNTYKRADMKRWFPGETVSLGIGQGYNNFTMLQLALAEATLANGGTRYRPHMAKAVKNAVTGVVTEIIQPPGLNLGFQPKHVELVRNALVAVNKGGTGTRVFMGAPYTSAGKTGTAQAVTMGQNVKYNAKALEEHQRDHSLFAAFAPAEEPTIALAVIVENSGFGAAHAAPIARRVFDYWLLGEYPSEEDIAAVQKGQAAAPMGKPRRAADVALPLP
- a CDS encoding amino acid ABC transporter ATP-binding protein, with protein sequence MTRQPTPFIVVDQVCKSFGAHQVLKDVSTTFNTGEVTVIIGASGSGKSTLLRAINRLEPHDSGRITIDGEEVTDDLSTLQKQRSEVGMVFQQFNLFGHMSVLDNVTLAPRRIRHTPRAQANEQAMALLRRVGMQDHAHKYPWQLSGGQQQRVAIARALAMQPKVMLFDEPTSALDPEMVQEVLDVMRELARGGMTMIVVTHEMGFAREVSDRVMFFDQGRIAHDAPPAEFFSNPANDRIRAFIGRMSA
- a CDS encoding DcaP family trimeric outer membrane transporter, with protein sequence MKLNHTFLALMAAGLCSLPPAAFAQSAKDFEDMRNELKALRAELNQLKTQQAQTPAPAAAASGWNDRIEAVELKQKDAVVLGDIPGSFRLPGSETSIRVYGFAEANMVKDFKGTAPGDTFTNLIEQPLGSARNGKTSLTAQTSRFGFETSTPTSVGTFNTKIEADFYAYCGAECNRNRLRLRHAYGEYAGWLIGQTWSTFMDTDNLPETVDFNGPPGATFRRPTQIRYTYNNPDLAKFQFAVEEPTDGAKSPNLVARVDKAYDWGNVNARLMSHEQRVSGVSKRGMGFGLGAGYKITGTTTLMAQYTRLDGDGDGAYLVGTNYPVLDGGTVRLDKSHGVVLGLANVFSEKLRGTVSLGMVRSRNKLGDAYVNAYGAEGNHKLYQWHAGMYYLPIKNVELGGELVGGRRTTFDGQQGEMLRLNLQARYLFN
- a CDS encoding DMT family transporter — its product is MRSERFGLMALLVVTVVWGTTFPAMKLLSTQLDALQIIWLRFAIALVVLLPLWRGMHRQERRWGCALGLLLFLAFWLQIEGLARTSSNRNAFVTGLNVLVVPLIAMLALGRRYGWQLWAACAMAFAGMALMFHENEPWNLGDTLTLTSTVFYALYILALEECARRTSAAPLRATRMAAAQALVMCGAATVLLWGRDGHMDWLPALIRLDHTAQLALLYLGLLASVVVVTLQAWGQQRVDAMRSAIVFGLEPVFAALTAWVLLGESLGWAGSGGAALIVAALVVSQLPPARKVQAA
- a CDS encoding amino acid ABC transporter permease, with the translated sequence MLTALWPQRWSRQQRSNATLVSAVILMVLALALLGQLLSFLPEPIGPNAQAFSDGARTTLWLTLISGSVGLVLGTTAALARTARWTAVRWVASFYIWVIRGTPLLVQILFVYFALPVLVPGLNLPDFAAAVLALGLNVGAYNAEAIRAGLLAVPRGQTEAAKALGLGRVHVFLDVVFPQAFKISLPPLVSNFVALLKDSSLAYAIGVVELTNVGNRIQSATFQPIATLSTVAITYLLLTTLVTQISNAVEYRFDVEGRNQ